Proteins encoded in a region of the Delphinus delphis chromosome 13, mDelDel1.2, whole genome shotgun sequence genome:
- the LOC132436423 gene encoding radial spoke head 14 homolog — MARPSLAISRCTETPTSPRLLLTNVHAPKGQSHQLNIILHAGQEGGQGLVTQDPGPAWKGGPMLRAALGVFPALLQAHSVLGHGAALCTGAKGIVNSSLIPSLVGKLQTEEERIQELLLDTLAACLMEDATEALASRVVPFLKEKLLSANSNIRSKAAQALIAVSIPLEGKNQVWQHDIIPILVHLLKDKEEEVQASAAGALMYVTVTTKGKYAALDTEAIGPLLELLHSPLSKARLNAIKVLTMLAEAPEGRKILQSHVPTFRALKEDTSAAVQRAAQIAVKVIEWKP; from the exons ATGGCTAGGCCCTCCCTCGCCATCAGCCGCTGCACGGAGACTCCCACGTCTCCACGGTTACTGCTCACGAACGTCCACGCCCCAAAGGGACAGAGCCACCAGCTCAACATCATCCTCCATGCTGGCCAGGAAGGAGGCCAGGGGTTGGTTACCCAGGACCCTGGCCCTGCCTGGAAGGGTGGTCCTATGCTGCGAGCAGCCCTCGGGGTCTTCCCAGCTCTTCTCCAGGCCCACTCGGTTCTGGGTCATGGAGCTGCTCTTTGCACAG GGGCCAAGGGCATTGTCAACAGCAGCCTGATCCCCTCGCTGGTGGGGAAGCTGCAGACGGAGGAGGAACGGATCCAGGAGCTCCTCCTGGACACGCTGGCCGCCTGCCTGATGGAGGACGCCACCGAGGCACTGGCCAGCCGGGTGGTGCCCTTCCTGAAGGAGAAGCTCCTGAGCGCCAACAGCAACATCCGGAGCAAAGCAGCCCAAGCACTAATCGCAGTCAG CATCCCCCTGGAGGGCAAGAACCAGGTGTGGCAGCACGACATCATCCCCATCCTGGTGCACCTGCTGAAGGACAAGGAAGAGGAGGTGCAGGCCAGCGCAGCTGGGGCCCTCATGTACGTCACAGTGACCACCAAAG GGAAGTACGCGGCCCTGGACACGGAGGCCATCGGTCCGCTGCTGGAGCTACTGCACTCACCCTTGAGCAAGGCGCGCCTCAACGCCATCAAGGTCCTCACCATGCTGGCCGAGGCCCCCGAGGGCCGCAAGATCCTGCAGTCCCACGTGCCCACCTTCCGGGCCCTCAAGGAGGACACCAGCGCGGCTGTGCAGCGGGCAGCCCAGATCGCCGTCAAAGTCATTGAGTGGAAACCCTGA